In Sutterella faecalis, a genomic segment contains:
- a CDS encoding esterase-like activity of phytase family protein, translating into MPEIKTVPQEEAENRLPEGIEKIERFAVEVPQLTLPSGTAGKAPLPEGLFPMSVGCSLAFSSERTDGTLLFYGLTDRGPTLPAPSVRDGSGALRPARYFLSPMFQPRIVRIEVTAGKARSLSPVALTNAEAKPFSGLPARADDGAKPFAILSLANEELSGSLRPIDPEGLAIDPESAFWVVDRYGPALRQFSRQGVEREVLFPGAGLPAFLAARPGSLRSLSRASRTGGS; encoded by the coding sequence ATGCCCGAAATAAAGACCGTGCCTCAGGAGGAAGCCGAAAATCGTCTCCCGGAAGGCATCGAAAAGATAGAACGCTTTGCCGTAGAGGTCCCGCAGCTTACGCTCCCCTCGGGTACGGCCGGGAAGGCTCCGCTCCCCGAAGGACTTTTCCCCATGAGCGTCGGCTGCTCGCTCGCCTTTTCGAGCGAGCGGACGGACGGCACGCTTCTCTTTTACGGGCTCACCGACCGGGGTCCCACGCTCCCCGCGCCCTCCGTGCGGGACGGATCGGGCGCCCTGAGGCCGGCGCGCTACTTTCTTTCGCCCATGTTTCAGCCGCGCATCGTGCGCATTGAAGTGACGGCGGGCAAAGCACGTTCGCTCTCTCCCGTTGCGCTCACGAACGCGGAGGCGAAGCCTTTTTCGGGCCTTCCGGCGCGCGCTGACGACGGGGCGAAGCCCTTTGCCATTCTTTCGCTCGCCAACGAGGAGCTCTCGGGGAGTCTGAGACCCATTGATCCGGAGGGGCTCGCGATCGATCCGGAATCCGCCTTCTGGGTGGTTGACCGCTACGGCCCCGCGTTGAGACAGTTTTCCCGCCAGGGGGTGGAGCGCGAAGTCCTTTTTCCCGGAGCGGGGCTTCCGGCTTTTCTCGCCGCACGCCCGGGGTCGCTGAGGTCGCTCTCGCGCGCCTCGCGGACGGGCGGCTCGTGA
- a CDS encoding aspartate-semialdehyde dehydrogenase, with the protein MKALKVGILGATGAIGEQMRIVLAERKFPISELRLFGSARSAGTEVEFDGKMLKVVEATPEAFEGLDLLLGAADNDVAKKFLPDAAKKGIVVVDNSSAFRLDPEVPLVIPEVNPEDVKWSKGLIANPNCATIIALTAVAALHRKARLRRMVASTYQAVSGAGRGGMEDLEEEVKTGRPVLRTFPYPIAYNLIPQIGGFNDLGYTSEEMKLQNEGRKMLHDDTFLVSCTCVRVPIMRSHSEALTLEFEKEISPEEAREILQNAPGVKLWDDPAEKHYPMPMLTSDQDLVYVGRVRRDLAATKEAYNRSLSLFCCADQIRKGAATNAIQIAEIVFGINA; encoded by the coding sequence ATGAAGGCACTCAAGGTAGGCATACTCGGCGCCACGGGCGCAATCGGCGAACAGATGCGCATCGTCCTCGCCGAGAGGAAGTTCCCCATTTCCGAGCTTCGCCTCTTCGGCAGCGCCCGGTCGGCGGGCACCGAAGTCGAATTCGACGGGAAGATGCTGAAGGTCGTTGAAGCGACCCCGGAAGCGTTCGAAGGGCTCGACCTTCTGCTCGGCGCCGCCGACAACGACGTTGCGAAGAAGTTCCTTCCCGATGCGGCGAAGAAGGGCATCGTCGTCGTCGACAATTCGAGCGCCTTCCGTCTTGATCCGGAAGTGCCGCTCGTGATTCCGGAAGTGAATCCCGAGGACGTGAAGTGGTCGAAGGGCCTCATTGCCAATCCCAACTGCGCGACGATCATTGCGCTTACGGCCGTGGCGGCCCTCCACCGGAAGGCGCGCCTGCGCCGCATGGTGGCCTCGACCTATCAGGCCGTTTCGGGCGCGGGCAGGGGCGGCATGGAGGATCTCGAGGAAGAGGTGAAGACGGGCCGCCCCGTGCTTCGCACCTTCCCCTATCCGATTGCCTACAACCTCATTCCGCAGATCGGCGGCTTCAACGACTTGGGCTACACCTCCGAGGAGATGAAGCTTCAGAACGAAGGCCGCAAGATGCTTCACGACGACACTTTCCTCGTCTCCTGCACCTGCGTGCGCGTGCCGATCATGCGCTCGCACTCCGAAGCCCTCACGCTCGAATTTGAGAAGGAAATTTCGCCCGAGGAAGCCCGCGAAATCCTTCAGAACGCTCCCGGCGTGAAGCTCTGGGATGATCCGGCCGAGAAGCACTATCCGATGCCGATGCTGACGAGCGACCAGGACCTCGTCTACGTGGGCCGCGTGCGCCGCGACCTTGCCGCGACGAAGGAAGCCTACAACCGTTCCCTCTCGCTCTTCTGCTGCGCCGACCAGATCCGCAAGGGTGCTGCGACGAACGCCATTCAGATCGCTGAGATCGTGTTCGGCATCAACGCCTGA
- a CDS encoding esterase-like activity of phytase family protein gives MTFDRNALGLTRFLTVIAVEPKTKASQAYLWPVEPGIWKRGTRPFIGDAAALGDGRLLVIEQGTARDGSRRIQLVLADLAGAADVSDSPLEELRRAKRTRPGVVKRRTLLNLSEAGWSAKLAKGLAVLPDGRTLAILSDNRYGAEIRVENPDAPLSEPEDYVLEKDGELTLAGSRTNAKFIVSRRSPQESRTDLFLLTFEKPFSEL, from the coding sequence GTGACTTTCGACAGAAACGCGCTCGGACTCACGCGCTTTCTGACGGTCATTGCCGTGGAGCCGAAGACCAAGGCGTCTCAAGCCTATCTGTGGCCGGTGGAGCCCGGCATCTGGAAGCGCGGGACGCGTCCCTTCATCGGCGACGCGGCGGCGCTCGGGGACGGGCGTCTTCTCGTGATCGAGCAGGGGACCGCGCGGGACGGCTCCCGGCGCATCCAGCTTGTGCTCGCGGACCTCGCGGGCGCCGCAGATGTTTCGGACTCCCCGCTCGAGGAGCTCCGGCGCGCAAAGCGAACGCGTCCCGGAGTAGTGAAGCGCCGCACGCTTCTCAATCTTTCCGAAGCCGGCTGGAGCGCGAAGCTCGCGAAGGGGCTCGCGGTTCTCCCCGACGGGAGGACCCTCGCCATTTTGTCCGACAACCGCTACGGCGCTGAAATCCGGGTGGAAAATCCGGATGCTCCGCTCTCCGAACCCGAAGACTACGTGCTCGAAAAGGATGGGGAGCTTACGCTTGCCGGGAGCCGCACGAACGCAAAATTCATCGTGAGCCGCCGCTCGCCTCAGGAAAGCCGCACGGATCTTTTCCTGCTGACGTTTGAGAAGCCGTTTTCAGAACTCTGA